DNA from Pelobacter propionicus DSM 2379:
TCAGGGACTCGGCACTGTTCACCTCTCCAGTTCCCCGCGTCCCAGAACACCGACACAGGCCAGCAGACGCAGCTTGGCTGAACGCCACTCGGCAAGGCTGCGAATCCGCTCCTGCCGCGCATCGGCCAACGCCGCCTGAGTGTTGAGGACTTCCAGGATATCGGCGGCCCCTTTCTCGTATTTCCGTTGCGAGACAGCCAGGGATGCCTCGGCGATATCGAGGAGTTTCTTCGATGCCTGAAGATTCTGGAGCGATGAGCCGGCATCGGCATGGGCCTTGACTACTTCCATCAGTGTGTTCTGCTCGGTTTCCTGCACTTCGGCGTGTTGCTGTTCCGCCTGGGCTTCGGCATTCCGAATTTTGTAGGTCCTCGAAAAGCCGTCGAAGAAGGGGAACGTCAGGGAGAGTCCGATGGTGGTGATCCGTGAGTCGGTACGCGACAGCCCCTGGCCGGGGTAGCCATTCTGGTAATAGTTGGCGGAGAAGTCCACCGTCGGCAATCCCTCGGAGCGGGTTGCCGCTATCTTGCGCACCGATGATTCCCACTGCGCCCGCCCGGCTAGGAGCGACGGATGGGTTTTTGCCGCCAGTTTCAACCAGTCGTCCAACGTCTTGGACTCCTCACTTTCCGCGAAATCACCGTTCAATTCGTCCGGAAGGGCAATAGCCGTCCGGGTAGGAATACCGAGGACGTACACCAGAACCGCCACGGCCTTTTGATAGGCTCCCTGGGCCCGATTCCTGTCAAGGGTTGCCCTGGCCAGGGCCGTCGCCGCCTGCAGCCTGTCGCTGCGCGACACAACACCGCGATCCTCCCGCCGCTGGGCCGTTTCGAGGGTATTCACT
Protein-coding regions in this window:
- a CDS encoding TolC family protein yields the protein MAGGAAPGRAMLSLIAIASIALFASLPALAFDPAAPFDDPLRTLPGRIASGTTLPGDGGPVACPVTRDLAAPLSLIDAADLALCNNPQIKAAWAAIKLQSAEVGQARAAYLPTLSGTINFMRTHYSYPGSGVASTTEDGTTINATLGWRLFDFGGRAANRESANKMLVAALAQHDAALQKKLADVIQSYFDAVTAQASLHAKEQNESIAVNTLETAQRREDRGVVSRSDRLQAATALARATLDRNRAQGAYQKAVAVLVYVLGIPTRTAIALPDELNGDFAESEESKTLDDWLKLAAKTHPSLLAGRAQWESSVRKIAATRSEGLPTVDFSANYYQNGYPGQGLSRTDSRITTIGLSLTFPFFDGFSRTYKIRNAEAQAEQQHAEVQETEQNTLMEVVKAHADAGSSLQNLQASKKLLDIAEASLAVSQRKYEKGAADILEVLNTQAALADARQERIRSLAEWRSAKLRLLACVGVLGRGELER